The following coding sequences lie in one Hyalangium ruber genomic window:
- a CDS encoding serine/threonine-protein kinase, translating into MEFRQSLGAGPASLPAGTIVGKWRVVARRGRGTYGVVYRAVPIGPEPGEPVALKLALYPRDPRFAREAELLARMRHPSVPALVDSGWWQPPEGPPFPFLVMQWVEGVTLYEWAEQQRPTSRQAMRLLAQVARALEATHALQGVHRDVKGDNVLVGRKGQAFLTDFGVGSYVGARPLTDTPIPPGTPHYRSPQALRFQWRFQRDLDAHYEYPPADDVYALGVMAYRMVTGIYPPAGTAPQREEYPRCPPPPALLPPGELVTVSEPLGAIILRMLSEEPGARESAAKLAQALEEAARHAGPEADLPLLPRPCMAPTERTSKPGPRSRWARAWERRSTWLAAASAGVLLTWALASQEPASQWPAEAPPPVAQAAEETPDAGVSWDGGTVGLADIVIAAPIASASQPQSRAGLWLDMPRRPFPGQLRPNGDGQCPRQAQVPVNGGCWIELARVKPPCGDEGYEWAGGCYYPVFDSARQPTSDDP; encoded by the coding sequence GTGGCGCGTGGTGGCGCGGCGCGGCCGAGGCACGTATGGGGTGGTCTACCGGGCGGTTCCGATCGGCCCCGAGCCCGGCGAGCCCGTGGCCCTCAAGCTCGCCTTGTACCCGCGAGACCCGCGCTTCGCGCGCGAGGCGGAATTGCTCGCGCGCATGCGCCATCCCAGCGTGCCGGCCCTGGTGGACAGCGGCTGGTGGCAGCCTCCGGAAGGGCCGCCCTTCCCCTTCCTCGTCATGCAGTGGGTGGAGGGCGTGACGCTGTACGAGTGGGCCGAGCAGCAGCGGCCCACCTCCCGTCAGGCGATGCGGCTGCTGGCCCAGGTGGCCCGCGCCCTGGAAGCCACGCATGCGCTCCAGGGTGTGCATCGGGACGTTAAAGGAGACAACGTGCTGGTGGGGCGCAAGGGCCAGGCCTTCCTCACGGACTTTGGCGTGGGCAGCTACGTCGGCGCTCGCCCGCTCACGGACACGCCGATTCCTCCGGGGACGCCGCACTACCGCAGTCCCCAGGCGCTGCGCTTCCAGTGGCGCTTCCAGCGCGACCTGGACGCCCACTACGAGTACCCGCCCGCGGATGACGTGTACGCACTGGGCGTGATGGCGTACCGGATGGTGACCGGCATCTATCCCCCGGCCGGAACGGCACCCCAGCGCGAGGAGTATCCCCGCTGCCCGCCACCTCCTGCCCTGCTGCCTCCGGGAGAGCTGGTGACCGTGAGCGAGCCCCTGGGCGCCATCATCCTGCGCATGCTCTCGGAGGAGCCCGGGGCCCGTGAAAGCGCAGCCAAACTGGCCCAGGCGCTGGAGGAGGCAGCGCGGCACGCGGGCCCCGAAGCGGACCTGCCTCTCCTCCCCCGGCCCTGCATGGCGCCCACGGAGCGCACCTCGAAGCCAGGGCCTCGCTCACGGTGGGCCCGGGCATGGGAGCGGCGCTCCACCTGGCTCGCGGCGGCCAGCGCGGGAGTGCTGCTCACCTGGGCGTTGGCTTCCCAGGAGCCCGCTTCCCAATGGCCTGCGGAAGCCCCGCCACCCGTGGCTCAGGCGGCAGAGGAGACGCCGGACGCCGGAGTGTCCTGGGATGGCGGCACCGTGGGGCTCGCGGACATCGTGATCGCCGCGCCCATCGCGAGCGCCTCCCAGCCCCAATCCAGAGCCGGCCTCTGGCTCGACATGCCTCGCCGCCCCTTCCCTGGACAGCTCAGACCCAATGGAGACGGCCAGTGCCCTCGCCAGGCACAAGTGCCGGTCAACGGCGGATGCTGGATCGAGCTCGCCCGGGTCAAGCCGCCCTGCGGTGACGAGGGCTACGAGTGGGCGGGCGGGTGCTACTACCCCGTCTTCGACTCAGCGCGTCAACCCACCTCCGACGACCCCTGA